The following proteins come from a genomic window of Achromobacter deleyi:
- the glnQ gene encoding glutamine ABC transporter ATP-binding protein GlnQ encodes MSMVEFHDVTKTFGESTVLDGISLNIDAGEVVVVVGPSGSGKSTFLRCINVLETINGGDLLVDGLSVHGGAAQVREIRREAGMVFQQFNLFPQMTALQNVMFGPVHTRGQSRDEARELAEQLLRKVGLAERMNHYPSELSGGQQQRVAIARALAIKPKLMLFDEPTSALDPELRHEVLKVMRDLAEEGMTMVVVTHEMEFARKVGSRLIFIDAGKIAHDGPPAELLSNPPSQRLKDFLQHVA; translated from the coding sequence ATGAGCATGGTTGAATTTCACGACGTCACCAAGACGTTCGGCGAGTCCACGGTACTGGACGGCATTTCGCTCAATATCGACGCGGGCGAAGTGGTCGTGGTGGTGGGGCCGTCCGGCTCCGGCAAGTCCACCTTCCTGCGTTGCATCAACGTGCTCGAGACCATCAACGGCGGCGACCTGCTGGTCGACGGCCTGAGCGTGCACGGCGGCGCCGCCCAGGTGCGCGAGATCCGGCGCGAGGCCGGCATGGTGTTCCAGCAATTCAATCTGTTCCCGCAGATGACCGCGCTGCAGAATGTCATGTTCGGCCCGGTGCATACGCGCGGCCAGAGCCGCGACGAGGCGCGCGAGCTGGCCGAGCAGCTGCTGCGCAAGGTCGGGCTGGCCGAGCGCATGAACCACTATCCGTCGGAGCTGTCCGGCGGCCAGCAGCAGCGCGTGGCGATTGCCCGCGCGCTGGCGATCAAGCCCAAGCTGATGCTGTTCGACGAGCCGACCTCGGCGCTCGACCCGGAACTGCGCCACGAAGTGCTGAAGGTGATGCGCGACCTGGCCGAGGAGGGCATGACCATGGTGGTGGTCACGCACGAAATGGAATTCGCGCGCAAGGTCGGCAGCCGCCTCATCTTCATCGACGCCGGCAAGATCGCGCACGACGGTCCGCCCGCGGAGTTGCTGAGCAATCCGCCCAGCCAGCGCCTGAAGGACTTCCTGCAGCACGTAGCCTGA
- the glnP gene encoding glutamine ABC transporter permease GlnP: MDFDWNVVMDALPNLWVGTQMTIKITFWGLFGGFLLGALSGVTRAYGHPILSGIAQVYVAVIRGTPIVVQVMFIYFALPLLANIRVDAEWAAIVTLIINSGAYISEIVRGSLLSVHKGLKEAGQAMGLPFHKILFHIIGPVAFRRMIPPLGNQCIISLKDSSLFIVIGVAELTRQGQEIMASNFRAVEIWSAIAIVYLILTGTMALILHLVEKRMRIL; encoded by the coding sequence GTGGATTTTGACTGGAATGTAGTGATGGATGCGTTGCCCAACCTGTGGGTGGGCACGCAGATGACCATCAAGATCACTTTCTGGGGCCTGTTCGGCGGATTCCTGCTGGGCGCGCTCTCCGGCGTGACGCGGGCCTACGGGCATCCGATCCTGTCGGGCATCGCCCAGGTGTACGTCGCGGTGATCCGCGGCACGCCGATCGTGGTGCAGGTGATGTTCATTTATTTCGCCTTGCCGCTGCTGGCGAACATCCGGGTGGACGCCGAGTGGGCGGCCATCGTCACGCTCATCATCAACTCGGGCGCCTATATCTCCGAGATCGTGCGCGGTTCGCTGCTATCGGTCCACAAGGGCCTGAAGGAAGCCGGGCAGGCGATGGGCCTGCCGTTTCACAAGATCCTGTTCCACATCATCGGGCCGGTGGCGTTCCGCCGCATGATTCCGCCGCTGGGCAACCAGTGCATCATCAGCCTGAAGGATTCGTCGCTGTTCATCGTGATCGGCGTCGCGGAACTGACCCGCCAGGGCCAGGAAATCATGGCCAGCAACTTCCGCGCGGTCGAGATCTGGTCGGCGATCGCCATCGTCTACCTGATCCTGACGGGCACGATGGCGCTGATCCTGCACCTGGTGGAAAAGAGGATGCGCATACTATGA